The Candidatus Neptunochlamydia vexilliferae genomic interval CTTAAGGAAGAAGAGATCAAAGAGCGATCTTGAATCTGGGTTTGTGTAAGGGCTTCTTCTAAAAGGGTTCTAAGCTTAGGATCCTTCCCTCGAATAACCGTGACCGTTGTATCTTCATCATAAGCAAAATCAACAAGATGGGTTTTCTCACTGGGAAAAGGACTTTCGACCAATCGGATAAAAAGTTCGAAAAATAAGCTGAGAGCTTTAAGGGGCATTGTTGCTTGAGCTTCGATGGGGTTGAGGGAGTAGAAAAAATTCTCTAAAAGTTCCTGGTTCCGGTTGGATAGCTCTTTGTAAGTCCTCTTGAACAGGGAAAGAAGCTCTCCCTGTTTGATCATCATTCCCCCGTTATAGTCTCGAATAGGACCCAGATGGTTTTTTAAAAAAGAGGTAATCTCATTGCGAGCAAGATAGAGGTTTACGGAGAAATCCATGCGAAGAAATTTATGGAGCTTGTCTATTTGGAGGCGGAAGACATTGGCTTCAATGGGGTGTTGTTTATCGAGATAACTCACATTTTGTACGCGATCGGGAATGAATTTGACCTTAGGATCCTGATTCTTTAAAAGGGATTGAATCGATTGAGCCCCCTCTTTTTTTACCCTTAAAAGGACAATAGTAAAGGTAAGATCATCTTGTGAGTGTTGATCAAAAGAGACCATGATCTGAGGGAGATCATCGGGAGATTTGATTTCTCGAGAGAGCATTAAAATATTGCGCATCGTCTCTTCTTCATTCCTTACCATAAAGAGGGTTGGAACAAGACGTTGTACCCTTTTCTTGAGCTCTTCCTCAAGATTTTCTCCGAGAAGTTGCCTCTCCCCAAGAGTCATCGGCAATCCATCTTTTTTTTCAATCTCGACATATAAGTTTAAGATCAGACCATTTAGGCTCGTATTTCGATACGTTGATCCTGCCACGATTCGCACGTCTGGAACAAGTTTTTCAATAGCCCGAAGGACATGTTTATTATCGAAAAACTCATACTCATCAAAGAGATTGAGGGAGATAGCAAGCCCTAGAACCGGTTTTTTCCCAAAAGGAAAGCTCAAGTCTGTTTGCATAAAGCGGATCTTCATATGCCTTTTTTCAGGAAAAGCATTGATCTCACGGGTGAGCTGTTTTTGTGCTAAAAGGAATGTTAAAATGATCCGTCCAATATGAATATGAGACCTTTCCCTTCTGAACTCTTTTGAGGTATGGGCCTGTAGAAACGCCAATCTTTCAAAAAGAGTTTCATTGAGGTCTTCAGGATAACGCTTTAGGAGACGGATAAAACCCTCTCGAATCAGCCCCATTTTGCTATCTAGAGGCAAAGCTTTGGTCTCTAAAAGAGGTTTGGCATAGTCACCTTGCTTAACCGCTAAGATCATCTCTTTTTTAAGCTGTGGGAGATTTTTTTCTAAAATTCTCATTTCATTTCTGTTCCGAACTAAAACCTTTGCCTCGCCTATAAAGAACGTTTCTTTTAGGTAGTGTTCGAACTGGAACTCCAAGTGATCAAAAGAGAGAATTGTTGTCTCTTGATGAGGAAGAAGCCAGCGCTTAATCATTTCAGAGACAAAGGTCTCTGTCGGCATTGTGCTCAAATTTCTTATGAAAAAGAAAATAGAAATACAGTCTGGGGGTGAATCGAAGGGGCTCCAAGAGATCAATGGCAAAGACATGCTCAACCAATTCTTTAGAGAGTCCCGGTCATCAAAAGGAAGGGGATTCGGAAGGAGACCGATTAGAATCTCCCGCACCTTACTGACGTGAGCCTGAAGGTTTTTCGAACGACTGTAGAAGGGAAAAGAGGGGCGGATCGCTAAATCCTCCAACTTTTTGATCTTTTGAGCAGTTGGGTTTTTTATTTCCATGTAATCTATGATAATGGATTACACTTTTTTCTAAAACCCCTGATTACTAAATGTAAGCGCAAAATGATAATGTCACCTTTTACCAAAGTAGAAAAGTATCTATCCAAACCTATCCGAGCTTCCTTGAGGGTACCATACCCCTTAGGATATACATCTTCATACTTTACACTTCTCCATAAACGTTCAACAAAAACATTGTCTAAGTATCGCCCTTTTCCGTCCATGCTTATCCTAATTTTTTCTCTTTCCAACCGCTCTACAAAGCAGCAGCTTGTAAACTGAACTCCTTGGTCTGTATTAAAAATCCCGGGAGACCTTCTTTTTAAGCTCCTTTCCAAAGCTTCCATGCAAAAGTCTGTATCGAGCATGTTAGAAAGCTCCCATTCAATCACATACCTACTATACCAATCCATAATGGCAAATAAATACCCAAAGCCTTGGTCCATAGGAAGGTAGCTAATGTCTGCTGCCCATGCTTGGTCTGGGTAGTCAATTTTGAGCTCCTTCATTAAGTTCGGTTTAGGGTAGATTGCTTCTAGCCCCATTACTTGCATGGCACTTCTTACTTTCTTTTCTCCAACGAGAAACCCTTGATCTCTCATCTCTAAAGTCATTCTACGTCTACCGTAGAAAGGGGTTTTAAGATACTGCTCATCAATTGCTCTCATTAACTGCAAGTCCTCTTGGCTGGGCCCTCGAGGCTGATAGTACAAGCCTGAGCGCCACACGCTAAGTAGTTCACATTGTTTTCGTTGAGAAAAATACTTGTCACCAGAATCTAGGCCTTGTTCACCTTTTCGCATTGTGACAAGAAGCTGTCATAACAAGTTGTCTCTCAAAGAGAAGAGACCATCTCTACAGTGAGATGAATCTAGGGTTCTGAATAAAGTAGCGAACCCGACAATGAAGCAAAGGACGTAG includes:
- a CDS encoding peptide ABC transporter substrate-binding protein, which encodes MEIKNPTAQKIKKLEDLAIRPSFPFYSRSKNLQAHVSKVREILIGLLPNPLPFDDRDSLKNWLSMSLPLISWSPFDSPPDCISIFFFIRNLSTMPTETFVSEMIKRWLLPHQETTILSFDHLEFQFEHYLKETFFIGEAKVLVRNRNEMRILEKNLPQLKKEMILAVKQGDYAKPLLETKALPLDSKMGLIREGFIRLLKRYPEDLNETLFERLAFLQAHTSKEFRRERSHIHIGRIILTFLLAQKQLTREINAFPEKRHMKIRFMQTDLSFPFGKKPVLGLAISLNLFDEYEFFDNKHVLRAIEKLVPDVRIVAGSTYRNTSLNGLILNLYVEIEKKDGLPMTLGERQLLGENLEEELKKRVQRLVPTLFMVRNEEETMRNILMLSREIKSPDDLPQIMVSFDQHSQDDLTFTIVLLRVKKEGAQSIQSLLKNQDPKVKFIPDRVQNVSYLDKQHPIEANVFRLQIDKLHKFLRMDFSVNLYLARNEITSFLKNHLGPIRDYNGGMMIKQGELLSLFKRTYKELSNRNQELLENFFYSLNPIEAQATMPLKALSLFFELFIRLVESPFPSEKTHLVDFAYDEDTTVTVIRGKDPKLRTLLEEALTQTQIQDRSLISSSLSFEGSHYWSCLFEGISQEKHQIFERTIIKTLEKWQQDQEKLQTLRLPYGEITSLDPRTGGDQESSVLIKLLFNGLMRINKYGKPECATAKTYTISDDKKTYTFHLADTYWSDGSPVVAYDFEYAWKKVLSPNFSTPFAYVFYPIKNGKAAKEGDLPIEEVGVKALDDKTLVVDLENPAPYFIELTANTSYYPVNHQVDMRHPNWAFQKNEQFVCNGPYQQAKPTSGGVYHFKKNSLYPEHDQVQIDEIVLIRVDSKSAVEMFHQKQLHCFGSAVSPQQKNLQQELTTERITHYHTLKLLWGCFNVTQFPFNHHKIRKAFSMAIDREAIVKGYTSKRIPAYTPLPYELTLCRNQEFLIQENRQEAKRLFDEALEEIGIKLEEFPIITLASPSSEGVTFGLVKNQWEATLGIKCEIEFANWSGHFKKMTNRAYQFGGIYWASWLNDPIYTLQSFKYAREEVNFTGWENKKFQELLDFSDQTLDLQKRKEYLFRAEKMLVEDAVVLPICYGSDWYMKVPELILSNTTSNGNLDFSQAYFTKKTH
- a CDS encoding IS3 family transposase is translated as MRKGEQGLDSGDKYFSQRKQCELLSVWRSGLYYQPRGPSQEDLQLMRAIDEQYLKTPFYGRRRMTLEMRDQGFLVGEKKVRSAMQVMGLEAIYPKPNLMKELKIDYPDQAWAADISYLPMDQGFGYLFAIMDWYSRYVIEWELSNMLDTDFCMEALERSLKRRSPGIFNTDQGVQFTSCCFVERLEREKIRISMDGKGRYLDNVFVERLWRSVKYEDVYPKGYGTLKEARIGLDRYFSTLVKGDIIILRLHLVIRGFRKKCNPLS